The Strix aluco isolate bStrAlu1 chromosome 29, bStrAlu1.hap1, whole genome shotgun sequence nucleotide sequence AGCTGGTGGAAAAGTGAATATCTCACCCCCGGTCTTGGCGTTGATGAAAGTCACCAGCCCCTCTGCGCAGTCCAGACAGACCCAGATTCTGCTGGGcattggggacagggacaggacagTGCAAGGGGAGGTGAGAGACTCAAAGTGCCCTCTATAGTGCCGGACAGCCCAGATCCCTCCTTCAGGTACCACAACCGTACACAACTTCCTCTCAATGTTGTCCCTGGCCACTCCCACAGCCTACTCGAAATCACCTCCTATgttcccctccacctcccagcaGTGCCTCCCCTCCGTGAACCCCTCCTGGCCCAGCACACAGTAACATTCGCTAAATCTAGTGAAGATGTCTGGCAGGTTCTTCCGGGCACTTCCCAATCTCACGCTTCTCCGATCCTCTGACAGACGAGTCAGGAATGAGCTGTGTCAGGGTCCAGGGTCACCGTATCTGCAGGGCACAGGAGGAGCCAGAGCATCAGGGGCAGAGCTCAGTCCTGGGCAGGGTTTCACCACTCCGGGCCAGGAGATTGggcatctccttcctcctcaagatCCCCGTCACGGGCCCAGCCCCAGCTCGGTCCCATGGGAAGAGCCCACAGTGGGAATGGAGCCCCACGAgggagcagcaggatggggaggcAGTGGCTGGGTCTGGGCCGTGCAGGGGTGTCCAGGGGAGGTGGCTCCTCTACGCCTCAAGGATGCAATTCAGAACAGgtcagaaaggcaagaaaacacGGTGAGACCCCAGCTAGTGCCATGGTGTGGGGTGGCTGGGGTACCCAACACACTCGGCACAGCCAGTCCTGTGCACTGGCCAGCCCAGCacagagggaaagggaggagaaccACCCAAAGTGGACAAAAATGCCCAATTACCTGGATTTTCAGGAAGCAGAAACTTTCTCCATGCtacaaggagagagaagagctggTCACATCCCACAGCTGGTCCCCAGCAACTCTGGGCAGGGGAGAAGGTCCAGCCCTGGGGGGTCTCCCCGAGCTGCCCACCCCAACAGACACAGACCCTCGGGGCTTCCCCACACccaggggatggagggatgggaagGATGGGTGAGGGGGGAAGGACCAAGCACAGACTTCCCGGGCGAGGACCCTGTGCCGTGCCAGAGCTCGCAGACACTCACTCAGTGCTGCGTCTTGtttctctggaaaggaaaaaggaaaaaacatgtgAGCAGAAGAGACAGCTTCTCATCCATGGCTGCTCCcacaggagctggcagagctggggcacaCCCCAGACTCCAGCCGGGCCACAGTCCCCCCAGGGCGACTCCTTTCTCAGGAGGCTTAGATGGTGGAAGGGGCCAGAAAGACTCACCCAGCTCTCGCGACTGCACCACTGCAAAGCAAATGTAGAGGAAGAGGTGGTCAGGAGAGCAGCTTGGGTCATCAGGGGCAACATCTCCAGAGGGTCTCTGGGACCTTCCCACCAGCCTGGCACTCTGGCCGTCCTCCCTGTACTCCCACGCACACCCTGAGAGGCCTTTGGCCCCTTCCACCCTCTGCCCAAAGAGCTTCAGGAACGCAAAATGCTGCTTGAACACAATGATGGTCCCCTTCCACGTACACCCATGGGCCAGGGCTCGGCCTCGCTCCACACCCAGCAGTTCCCCTCCACTCCTCCATCACAAACTTACCTTTCCCTCTCCATCAGAAAAGCGCTGAGGCCCGTTAATGCAACCAAGAGCACAAGAAGCACAGCGAGAGCCACCATCCAGGGATGGGCATTGTGGAAAAAAGGAGCTGAGAAACAAAGAACCGTCAGGAAAAGGGCTCGTCTTATGCTCTCGTctaggaggagaaggagaaaaagcaaaaaccccaaactcgTAGCTCCTAGAACACTTGTCGTGGGAGCCCTGTGCTCAAGGGACATCGTCCTCTCCATGccatggcagcagcagtgctggcccCAAGCACACGAGGTGGGCTCAGGGTCCCTCGCGCACTGAAGCTCATCAGGTGGTGCAGATCCCActgtccccccaccctcccctttCCCTAGCAACCCCAGATCAAAGCTGCtccaagcagcacagcaaagcccAGCCCTGGGGTCGCACCCGAGATGTGCAGGGACGACTCCTGCTCCTGGTTGAGGCGGCTGTTCCTGACCACACAGGAGAAATTCCTGGATACACTCCCACTCACAACGGTGGCATCTTCAACAGCAAACAGGCCCCGCTCGTCAGAGGAATGTCGCTGGGAGACTGAGGGCAGATGCTGCCCGCCGGCATCTTTCCACAGCACCTGTGGTTGCGGGTACCAGCCGGCCGATCGACACAGCACCTGGATGCCTCCGTCCTCGTAAGCCTCCAGAGAGAGCTGAGGGACAGAGCCTGTGGCTGGGGAGAGCCCGTGGGGGGCCACTTAGGGATGGACCCGGCTCAAGGGCAAAGCCTGCGCCTGCTGCCAGAAACAGCCCAGGGCCCACAGGGGCTGTGGCACCGTCCGTGGCCAAGTCCCTCGCACCACCAAGCCCAGCCCAAGTTGTGCAGGAGCCCCAGAGCATTGGTGCCCCCTGTTCCCAGCTCTCCTGGCAGAGGAAGAGCgagctgcccagctccagcacctcaaggCAGAATCTCCGCACCCACCCAGCTTTGCTCAGGACACCCTGATGCTTCCAGAGAAGGTGCCAGGTCTCCTACGGCACAAAAAGCAAAGTCAAAGGCCACAGCTCAGGCCGACCCCACCACTTGTCCTTTGGCACGTAGCTGCTGGGTGGGAGGATGGGACAGAGGCCTGGCAGGGACACACAAACCCACGGACACCCGGACTGTCCCCTGGAAACCCCACACCGGCCACACACCTGCCACCTCCAGCTTCACTGCAGCTTCTGCGTTTGAGTCAGCATTTTGTACAGTGCAGACGTACTGGCCATCATCAGAGGGTCTCAGCCCAAGGATTCGCAAGTCCAGGCTTCCATTGGAGAGACCAGCTCTGACCAACTCTGTCCTCCCCCAATAGGCCCTCAGCTGCTCGTTGTACTGGTCTTCTCCGTTTCGGTAGTGGTGCACAATTTCTGAGAACTGATGCCTGATCCAGAGGATCTCCAAGCTCCGAGCGTCCTTGGGTGGGGACAAGTGACATGGCAGCACAATGTCCTGCCCCACGGTGGCACGGAGAGGGTAGCCTGGTCCCACCACTCTGAAGCCAtcttggggagggagaaggacacagagacacagaggtTGCACCTATGTTATTTTCCAGAACCGCAGGGCTCGGACTGAGCTCGTGTGAGCGGTTCCCCTGCCCCACATCTGCCCACCAGAGCGGGCaaaagcccccccagccctgtagGATCCCTACCTGATCCCAGCCGCAGGACGTGGAGAGTCACCAAATAGCTCAGGAGGCCCCTGGGACTCACGGGGAACCGCATCTGCAgtggagctggaggagagggTGGGGAAGGGTGGCAGAGGGAGGGCGATGATGGGGGTTACGGCCAccggagaggggatggggaagaagGGCTGCACCTGCCCCCGACAGGGGCTCTGGGAATCCCACCAAAACAGTGGCACCGACACCCCGACGTCAGGAGAAACCGGAGCTCGAGGGCACACATGACCACACACAGTGTCTCAGTgcatccccagcactgccccGCTGTCCCCCACCAGGAGTTCTTCAAAATCCCTCTCAAGGCtctaaattaaattaagtatTCCAAAGACCCCACAGAAACAAAAGTCACTCACTGGACGGGTACGAGCA carries:
- the LOC141916255 gene encoding butyrophilin subfamily 3 member A2-like isoform X2, with product MHSSSIPPLVFSFFLSCFGCRGGAWTPSKAHDTALRHWAKPWRCLVQPCASRCSYPSNGFRVVGPGYPLRATVGQDIVLPCHLSPPKDARSLEILWIRHQFSEIVHHYRNGEDQYNEQLRAYWGRTELVRAGLSNGSLDLRILGLRPSDDGQYVCTVQNADSNAEAAVKLEVAATGSVPQLSLEAYEDGGIQVLCRSAGWYPQPQVLWKDAGGQHLPSVSQRHSSDERGLFAVEDATVVSGSVSRNFSCVVRNSRLNQEQESSLHISAPFFHNAHPWMVALAVLLVLLVALTGLSAFLMERER
- the LOC141916255 gene encoding butyrophilin subfamily 3 member A2-like isoform X1; this encodes MHSSSIPPLVFSFFLSCFGCRGGAWTPSKAHDTALRHWAKPWRCLVQPCASRCSYPSTPLQMRFPVSPRGLLSYLVTLHVLRLGSDGFRVVGPGYPLRATVGQDIVLPCHLSPPKDARSLEILWIRHQFSEIVHHYRNGEDQYNEQLRAYWGRTELVRAGLSNGSLDLRILGLRPSDDGQYVCTVQNADSNAEAAVKLEVAATGSVPQLSLEAYEDGGIQVLCRSAGWYPQPQVLWKDAGGQHLPSVSQRHSSDERGLFAVEDATVVSGSVSRNFSCVVRNSRLNQEQESSLHISAPFFHNAHPWMVALAVLLVLLVALTGLSAFLMERER